A section of the Paenibacillus odorifer genome encodes:
- a CDS encoding acyltransferase — protein sequence MNTARQERLPQLDIFRALAILGVLHVHSSSFAAGEQALHSPYYYWLNWINIFFKFGTPSFIFLSSFVLFYNYYGRPVTRSLIINFYRRRLKYILLPYLLASMGYYALTLYVNGRLTQNLGGNLYSFIRALFSGSAYAHLYFVFISIQFYLLFPVLLKLLQSSRFLIKWAIPLGLALQWGFIFWNKYELHIVEKGSLAISYLAYYMMGAYIAIHFEKVKTWLMKPWRQLTAKQKGWTALLVSGWLIAAFIHVQLWYVARHFGVWTDSLWYELLWNVHTMLSALVLLYATFLIYRKAPRGIVAFFTRLGELSFAIYLIHPLLLAVYRRFRYHIPLESLTYVLFIYGGLVVALGGSWLIVQFAFRRVPGSWIIFGSVPRSLESSPQEKSGYIPEERAKGFVQQEK from the coding sequence ATGAACACTGCGAGACAGGAAAGGCTGCCCCAGCTGGATATCTTCAGAGCATTAGCGATCTTAGGCGTATTGCATGTGCATTCCTCATCTTTTGCCGCTGGAGAGCAGGCACTGCATTCACCTTATTATTACTGGCTGAACTGGATCAACATTTTCTTTAAATTCGGTACGCCCTCATTTATTTTTCTGAGCAGCTTTGTATTGTTTTATAATTATTATGGGCGCCCTGTGACACGCAGCTTGATTATTAATTTCTACCGTCGTCGATTAAAGTATATTTTATTGCCTTATCTGCTAGCCTCTATGGGCTATTACGCACTAACCTTATATGTGAACGGACGATTGACCCAGAACCTCGGTGGCAACCTGTACAGCTTTATTAGAGCGTTATTCTCAGGTTCCGCATATGCGCATTTGTATTTTGTATTTATCAGCATTCAGTTTTATTTGCTTTTTCCAGTACTGCTTAAGCTACTCCAGAGTTCCCGCTTTTTAATAAAATGGGCGATTCCACTCGGATTGGCACTTCAGTGGGGGTTTATTTTCTGGAATAAATACGAACTGCACATTGTTGAAAAAGGGAGCTTGGCGATCTCTTATCTGGCTTATTATATGATGGGCGCTTATATCGCGATTCACTTTGAGAAGGTGAAGACGTGGCTGATGAAGCCATGGAGGCAGCTAACTGCCAAGCAAAAAGGATGGACTGCCCTGTTAGTGAGCGGGTGGTTAATTGCAGCCTTTATCCATGTGCAGCTATGGTATGTGGCCCGCCATTTTGGGGTGTGGACGGATTCGTTGTGGTACGAGCTATTATGGAATGTCCATACGATGTTATCAGCATTGGTTCTGTTGTATGCTACATTTCTGATCTATCGTAAGGCTCCTCGCGGGATTGTTGCTTTTTTTACTCGTTTGGGTGAACTCTCCTTTGCGATATATTTGATTCATCCGCTATTGCTGGCGGTATATCGCAGGTTCAGATATCATATTCCCCTAGAGTCGCTAACATATGTTTTGTTCATCTACGGAGGGCTTGTGGTCGCACTGGGAGGGAGCTGGCTTATTGTGCAGTTTGCTTTCCGGCGAGTTCCGGGTTCATGGATTATTTTTGGAAGCGTGCCTCGCTCTTTGGAGTCCAGTCCGCAGGAAAAGTCAGGTTATATCCCTGAGGAACGGGCAAAGGGGTTCGTGCAGCAGGAGAAATAA
- the gntK gene encoding gluconokinase, which yields MIGVDIGTTSTKAVLFEENGAIVAQANMGYPLHQPSPSIAEQDPEQILGAVFHTISNVMRQSAVTPDKILFVSFSSAMHSVIAIDQLGKPLTACITWADNRSAGSALRLKNEFNGHELYLRTGTPIHPMSPITKLMWLRDEQPELFQQAYKFISIKEYIFARLFGEYIIDHSIASSTGMLNLKLLEWDKEALEIAHISPDQLSRLVPTTEIMQGLLPGLAEELLLLPATPFVVGASDGVLSNLGVGAIKPGVVAATIGTSGAIRTVVDHPLTDPKGRTFCYNLTPKHWVIGGPVNNGGMLFRWVRDEFAASEVETAKRLGIDPYEVLTRIAEQVPAGSGGLLFHPYLTGERAPLWNPDARGSFFGLSMNHHKEHMIRSVLEGVIFNMYMVLLAMEEQIGRPSKILATGGFARSSVWRQMMSDIFDQEVIIPESIESSCLGAVVLGLYATGRVDSFDVVFDMIGSTYQHDPIDEHTKVYKQLLPIYISVYRSLESQYQAIAEFQREQAGE from the coding sequence ATGATTGGCGTTGATATTGGTACTACAAGTACAAAGGCAGTTCTCTTCGAGGAGAATGGAGCCATAGTTGCACAAGCGAATATGGGTTATCCCTTGCATCAACCCTCCCCTTCTATAGCGGAGCAGGACCCAGAGCAAATCCTAGGTGCAGTCTTTCATACCATCTCTAATGTCATGCGGCAAAGCGCCGTAACTCCAGATAAGATCCTATTCGTCTCTTTCAGTTCAGCCATGCACAGTGTCATTGCAATTGATCAGCTAGGTAAACCACTTACTGCCTGCATCACTTGGGCTGACAACCGTAGTGCCGGGTCTGCACTTCGCCTGAAGAACGAGTTTAACGGACATGAGTTGTATTTGCGCACAGGAACACCTATTCATCCTATGTCACCGATTACCAAGCTAATGTGGCTTCGGGATGAGCAGCCTGAGTTGTTCCAACAAGCCTATAAATTCATTTCTATAAAAGAATACATATTCGCTCGGCTGTTCGGCGAATACATCATCGATCATTCCATTGCCTCTTCTACAGGCATGCTCAACCTTAAACTTTTGGAGTGGGATAAAGAGGCCCTGGAGATAGCCCATATTTCACCAGATCAACTCTCACGGCTTGTTCCCACCACAGAGATCATGCAAGGCCTGCTTCCCGGTCTAGCAGAGGAGCTGTTACTGCTCCCGGCCACACCTTTTGTCGTAGGAGCCAGTGATGGCGTCTTGTCCAACCTTGGCGTAGGCGCGATTAAGCCCGGTGTAGTGGCCGCTACGATTGGAACAAGCGGAGCGATTCGTACCGTAGTCGATCACCCGCTTACCGACCCTAAAGGACGGACCTTCTGTTATAACTTAACCCCAAAACATTGGGTGATCGGAGGACCCGTTAATAACGGCGGTATGTTGTTCCGCTGGGTACGGGATGAGTTCGCTGCTTCTGAAGTCGAAACCGCCAAACGTCTTGGCATTGACCCTTACGAGGTTCTAACGCGCATCGCGGAACAAGTTCCGGCAGGTAGCGGTGGTCTTTTGTTCCATCCTTACTTAACTGGTGAACGGGCACCGCTGTGGAATCCTGATGCTCGTGGCTCCTTCTTCGGCCTTTCGATGAATCACCATAAGGAGCATATGATTCGCTCGGTACTAGAAGGCGTAATTTTCAATATGTATATGGTTCTGCTAGCTATGGAAGAGCAAATCGGGCGTCCTAGCAAAATTCTGGCTACAGGGGGCTTTGCCCGCTCCTCAGTATGGCGGCAGATGATGTCTGATATTTTTGATCAAGAGGTCATCATTCCGGAGAGTATCGAAAGCTCCTGCCTCGGAGCAGTAGTGCTTGGACTTTACGCAACGGGCCGCGTGGACTCCTTCGATGTTGTATTCGACATGATCGGCTCAACTTACCAGCATGATCCGATTGATGAACATACCAAAGTGTACAAGCAGCTGCTGCCGATTTATATTTCCGTCTACCGTAGTCTGGAAAGCCAGTATCAAGCTATTGCGGAGTTTCAGCGGGAACAAGCTGGAGAATAG
- the hprK gene encoding HPr(Ser) kinase/phosphatase — protein MAKKVKVSELVQHFQLEVISGQEGLKRPITVDDLNRPGLEIAGYFEYYPEERVQLLGKTELAFFSMLPEAERKSRLRGICNDNTPCIVITRSLDVPQELIDISNEKGLPVLRSSMATTIFSSRLTSFLEGRLAPTATIHGVLCDVYGVGMLITGSSGIGKSETALELVKRGHRLIADDAVEIRQTSDNQLHGTAPELIRHLLEIRGVGIINVMTLFGAGAIRNHKRITLVVRLEAWQQDKQYDRLGLDEETTRIIDTDVPLVTIPVRPGRNLAVIIEVAAMNYRLKQMGFNAALQFTNKLTATISEDMDDLD, from the coding sequence ATGGCTAAGAAAGTAAAAGTATCTGAATTGGTACAACATTTTCAATTAGAGGTTATTTCCGGCCAGGAAGGTCTAAAGCGACCTATTACGGTAGATGACCTGAATCGCCCTGGACTAGAGATTGCTGGTTATTTCGAATATTATCCGGAAGAACGTGTTCAACTATTAGGTAAGACAGAACTCGCATTCTTCTCCATGCTGCCTGAAGCTGAACGTAAAAGTAGGCTTCGTGGAATCTGTAATGACAATACCCCTTGTATCGTAATTACCCGTAGTTTGGATGTACCACAGGAGTTAATTGATATAAGTAATGAAAAGGGACTTCCTGTGCTTCGTAGCTCGATGGCTACGACTATTTTCTCCAGCCGTTTGACGAGCTTCTTAGAAGGGAGATTAGCCCCTACAGCAACGATTCATGGTGTACTCTGTGATGTATATGGTGTAGGTATGCTGATTACTGGTAGTAGTGGTATTGGTAAGAGTGAGACAGCCCTTGAACTTGTAAAACGTGGACATAGACTGATCGCTGATGATGCCGTGGAAATCCGCCAGACTTCAGATAACCAGCTGCATGGTACAGCCCCTGAGTTGATCCGTCACTTGTTGGAAATTCGCGGAGTAGGTATCATTAACGTAATGACACTTTTTGGTGCGGGTGCTATCCGTAATCATAAACGGATTACACTTGTCGTTAGATTAGAGGCTTGGCAGCAAGACAAGCAGTATGACCGGCTTGGACTTGATGAGGAAACGACGCGGATTATTGATACCGATGTTCCACTTGTAACCATTCCTGTACGTCCAGGACGTAACCTTGCCGTTATTATTGAGGTTGCTGCGATGAACTATCGCCTGAAGCAAATGGGCTTTAATGCAGCCCTGCAGTTTACGAATAAGTTAACTGCGACCATATCTGAGGATATGGACGATCTCGATTAG
- a CDS encoding acyltransferase: protein MRNVTRYPVEGHNSLWYIYRTVSPWKGVRNFIFIQIARYCPILPLKNWIYRRMLGMKVGKHTAFGLMAMVDVFFPEKITVGENSIIGYNTTILAHEYLIKEYRLGEVVIGENVLIGANTTILPGVTIGDWAVIAAGSVVHKNVAAGSFVGGNPLRELRPSSTEEHAEQV, encoded by the coding sequence GTGAGAAACGTAACCCGTTATCCAGTAGAAGGTCATAACTCACTTTGGTATATTTACCGTACGGTCAGCCCTTGGAAGGGTGTCCGCAACTTTATTTTTATTCAGATTGCCCGCTATTGTCCGATTCTACCGTTAAAGAATTGGATCTATCGACGGATGCTGGGGATGAAAGTTGGTAAACACACGGCTTTTGGTCTTATGGCAATGGTGGATGTGTTTTTTCCGGAGAAAATAACGGTAGGTGAGAATTCTATTATTGGTTATAACACGACGATTCTAGCGCATGAGTATCTGATCAAGGAATATCGCCTGGGCGAAGTGGTGATCGGTGAAAATGTATTGATCGGCGCGAATACAACGATTCTTCCCGGTGTAACCATTGGAGATTGGGCAGTTATAGCTGCTGGCTCCGTGGTGCACAAAAATGTGGCAGCTGGCTCTTTTGTCGGGGGCAATCCACTGCGAGAGCTGCGCCCCTCTTCAACGGAAGAACATGCGGAACAAGTGTAA
- a CDS encoding ABC transporter ATP-binding protein has translation MAGVRLEHIFKKYPGSDKATVMDINLDIKDKEFLVLVGPSGCGKSTTLRMIAGLEEISEGKMYIGDRVVNDVAPKDRDIAMVFQSYALYPHMSVYQNMAFGLKLRKVKKDEIDKKVREAARILDIEHLLDRKPKALSGGQRQRVALGRAIVRDPQVFLMDEPLSNLDAKLRGQMRAEITKLVKRLETTCIYVTHDQTEAMTMGDRIVVMYDGIIQQAASPEELYNEPTNLFVAGFIGSPTMNFINGTLSEANGSVRFRAENLDVEVPGGKAQIIRSKGYIGKEVIMGVRPEDIHEEPVFLEASPNTIFTSLVDVTENLGHEMLLYLSGLGKSTVIARVDGRSTTREGSKPKLAIDMNKVHFFDKESEVNILLG, from the coding sequence ATGGCAGGCGTACGTTTAGAGCATATTTTCAAAAAATACCCGGGTTCAGATAAAGCAACAGTAATGGATATCAATCTTGATATTAAAGATAAGGAATTTCTAGTATTGGTTGGACCATCCGGTTGCGGTAAATCCACAACTTTGCGTATGATCGCTGGTCTGGAAGAAATCTCCGAAGGTAAAATGTACATTGGCGATCGTGTAGTCAACGACGTTGCACCTAAAGACCGCGATATCGCGATGGTATTCCAATCCTACGCCCTGTATCCGCATATGAGCGTATACCAAAACATGGCTTTCGGTTTGAAACTTCGTAAAGTGAAGAAAGATGAAATCGACAAGAAAGTACGTGAAGCTGCTAGAATTCTCGATATCGAGCATTTGCTAGATCGTAAACCAAAAGCACTTTCCGGTGGTCAACGCCAACGTGTAGCTTTGGGACGCGCTATCGTACGTGATCCACAAGTCTTCTTGATGGATGAGCCTCTTTCCAACTTGGATGCTAAACTTCGTGGTCAAATGCGCGCTGAAATCACTAAACTGGTTAAACGCCTTGAAACCACTTGTATCTACGTAACGCATGACCAAACAGAAGCTATGACAATGGGTGACCGTATCGTAGTTATGTATGATGGTATCATTCAACAAGCAGCTTCCCCTGAAGAGTTGTACAATGAACCAACTAACCTGTTCGTAGCTGGATTTATCGGATCCCCTACAATGAACTTTATCAATGGTACTTTGTCCGAAGCAAACGGTTCTGTCCGTTTCCGTGCTGAGAACCTTGATGTTGAAGTACCAGGCGGAAAAGCTCAAATCATCCGCAGCAAAGGCTACATTGGCAAAGAAGTAATTATGGGCGTTCGTCCAGAAGATATCCATGAAGAGCCAGTATTCTTGGAAGCTTCCCCGAACACAATCTTTACTTCATTGGTTGATGTAACTGAAAACCTTGGTCACGAAATGCTCCTTTACTTGAGCGGCCTTGGTAAATCTACTGTAATCGCTCGTGTAGATGGACGTTCCACTACTCGCGAAGGCAGCAAGCCAAAATTGGCTATCGATATGAACAAAGTTCACTTCTTCGATAAAGAATCCGAAGTTAACATTCTGTTGGGATAA
- the ppaX gene encoding pyrophosphatase PpaX, which produces MIECVLFDLDGTIVDTNELIISSFMYALKDNGLAPLTREEIIPHMGTTLQQQMRVFSGLEDVNGTLEKSYRSYNNEHHDELVRSFPLVKETIEELSSRGIKLGIVTTKIRPTTIKTLERFDLLKYMDTIVTVNDVTEPKPHPEPVLTAVKNLGVDPRKTLMIGDSAVDIQSAKAAGVYAVGVSWSLKGEDTLRKYDPDFIIHNMKDIIEIMERGTNES; this is translated from the coding sequence ATGATAGAATGCGTTCTTTTTGATCTGGATGGAACGATTGTCGATACGAATGAGCTAATCATTAGTTCATTTATGTACGCGCTGAAGGACAATGGTCTGGCTCCACTGACCAGAGAAGAGATAATTCCGCATATGGGAACAACCCTTCAGCAACAGATGAGAGTATTCTCTGGACTAGAGGATGTAAATGGTACGTTAGAAAAGTCCTATCGTTCTTATAATAATGAGCATCATGATGAGTTAGTGCGGTCCTTCCCGCTTGTAAAGGAGACCATTGAGGAGCTCTCGAGTCGTGGGATCAAACTTGGGATTGTAACTACTAAGATCCGTCCAACAACGATCAAGACTCTGGAAAGGTTCGATTTGCTTAAGTACATGGATACGATTGTGACTGTGAACGATGTTACTGAACCAAAGCCACATCCGGAGCCCGTTCTGACAGCGGTCAAAAACCTTGGCGTTGATCCTCGTAAAACCTTAATGATAGGTGACAGTGCGGTTGATATTCAATCAGCCAAAGCTGCCGGTGTATACGCTGTTGGAGTATCTTGGTCTTTGAAGGGCGAGGATACGCTCCGCAAGTATGATCCGGACTTTATCATCCATAACATGAAGGATATTATAGAAATTATGGAGCGAGGAACGAATGAATCGTGA
- a CDS encoding PucR family transcriptional regulator — protein sequence MDSETLRKKLEQLTGKKTGIKQLGRQHSASLFSMGLEAQEQPVIHEGHLWAPLYETDGRVTAVWVELDGLNSLEIQLVNYAVRNFAIALKATGVREEGEAEARQLGTWLNTELEQEKNDSEIPDEMALKGRLFGDMVPFLLSSENAHSPQITYRSLMKLLRSYFENEILLIPLQEKEWLILARKELLTGGDDKDEEEESVDEILAQTSMGLHELIASEWVGVFHLAVAPAIVPVKGLTGSVALLRETIVLGRIFQVGEYIHLPWELHLERLVNSIPDARRKQLLGQIGDYSSVLSDKEMLMTLETFFEMDCNVSETAKKLYIHRNTLLYRLDKIKQETGADVRSFGDAAIVKLTMLLYKVTKRK from the coding sequence ATGGATAGCGAAACATTGCGGAAAAAGTTAGAGCAGCTCACCGGAAAGAAAACCGGAATCAAGCAGTTAGGTAGGCAACATTCAGCTTCTCTTTTTAGCATGGGATTGGAAGCACAGGAACAGCCGGTAATCCATGAGGGTCATCTTTGGGCACCATTATATGAGACTGATGGACGTGTAACCGCTGTCTGGGTGGAATTGGATGGACTTAACTCTTTGGAAATTCAATTAGTGAATTATGCGGTTCGAAACTTTGCAATTGCACTAAAAGCTACTGGGGTTAGAGAAGAAGGGGAAGCGGAGGCTCGGCAGCTGGGTACCTGGTTGAACACCGAACTGGAGCAAGAGAAAAATGACTCTGAGATACCCGATGAGATGGCTCTAAAGGGACGTTTATTCGGAGATATGGTTCCATTCCTACTTAGCAGTGAGAATGCACATAGCCCGCAGATCACTTATCGTTCCTTAATGAAGCTGTTGCGCAGCTATTTTGAGAATGAAATTCTGCTTATACCTCTTCAAGAAAAAGAATGGTTAATATTGGCCCGGAAGGAACTACTCACGGGCGGAGATGATAAGGATGAGGAAGAAGAGAGTGTAGATGAAATTCTGGCTCAGACCAGCATGGGCTTACACGAACTGATAGCCAGCGAATGGGTAGGTGTATTCCATTTGGCTGTAGCTCCGGCTATTGTTCCTGTTAAGGGATTGACGGGATCCGTGGCCTTGCTGAGGGAGACTATTGTACTCGGACGTATTTTCCAAGTGGGTGAATATATTCATTTACCTTGGGAGCTGCATCTGGAACGTTTGGTTAACAGCATTCCTGATGCACGGCGTAAACAGTTACTTGGACAGATTGGCGACTATTCCTCCGTATTATCGGATAAAGAGATGCTGATGACCCTGGAGACGTTTTTTGAGATGGATTGTAATGTAAGTGAAACAGCCAAGAAGCTATATATTCATCGCAACACGCTTTTATACCGTCTGGACAAGATCAAACAGGAGACTGGCGCGGATGTGCGTAGCTTTGGGGACGCTGCTATTGTGAAGCTTACTATGCTTTTGTATAAAGTGACGAAAAGGAAATAG
- the lgt gene encoding prolipoprotein diacylglyceryl transferase: protein MFPLAIDPIVFSIGSLPVHWYGLILGVGALAGLFLAIREGKRFGIPQEFFMDMLLLGVPSAIIGARIYFVAFKWDDYKHNLIDVFKIWNGGIAIYGALIGAIICGIIYFRYKGYPFWRIVDICAPGLLAGQMIGRWGNFVNQEAYGSVVEESFLRDKLHLPDFIVNQMYIGDAFHHPTFLYESLWSLLGIALLMVLRRQKFVRAGEIFMSYFIWYSIGRFFIEAVRTDSLAFNGSAGLASFINGLWSPMEWLGFEQGYLDPAYGNIRISQLLSLLIIVAAILLIVIRRVTGEPKAHYSDPIVCTKLIQADTVVPESAVNTPQKTRQGTQPEQGQPADGDKKEQ from the coding sequence ATGTTCCCATTAGCAATAGATCCTATTGTATTCTCAATTGGATCACTGCCTGTACACTGGTACGGGTTAATACTAGGGGTCGGTGCACTCGCGGGATTATTTCTTGCGATCCGCGAGGGCAAACGGTTCGGAATCCCGCAAGAATTCTTTATGGATATGCTGCTACTGGGTGTACCCTCGGCAATTATAGGGGCACGGATTTATTTTGTAGCTTTTAAATGGGACGATTATAAGCATAATCTGATAGACGTCTTTAAGATCTGGAATGGCGGCATCGCCATTTACGGCGCATTAATAGGAGCGATTATTTGCGGAATTATTTATTTCCGTTATAAGGGTTACCCTTTCTGGCGTATTGTTGATATTTGCGCACCTGGACTACTGGCGGGTCAAATGATTGGCCGCTGGGGAAACTTTGTCAACCAAGAGGCATACGGCAGCGTAGTTGAGGAATCTTTTTTACGGGATAAACTGCATTTACCTGACTTCATCGTTAATCAAATGTACATAGGGGATGCTTTTCATCATCCGACTTTCCTGTATGAATCTCTTTGGAGCTTACTAGGGATTGCGTTATTGATGGTTCTCCGTCGTCAGAAGTTTGTACGTGCTGGAGAAATCTTCATGTCTTACTTTATATGGTATTCCATCGGTCGGTTCTTCATCGAGGCTGTGCGTACTGACAGTTTAGCTTTTAACGGAAGTGCAGGACTGGCTTCGTTTATAAATGGCTTATGGAGTCCGATGGAATGGTTAGGTTTTGAACAAGGATATCTGGATCCTGCCTATGGTAATATTCGTATTTCTCAGCTGCTTTCTCTACTGATTATTGTGGCAGCTATATTATTAATCGTTATTCGCAGAGTAACCGGAGAGCCTAAAGCACATTATTCTGACCCTATCGTATGTACTAAACTGATCCAAGCAGATACTGTAGTGCCAGAAAGCGCAGTAAATACACCGCAGAAAACTCGTCAAGGAACACAACCTGAGCAAGGACAGCCAGCGGATGGAGATAAGAAGGAGCAGTAA
- a CDS encoding ATP phosphoribosyltransferase regulatory subunit: MSKPKGFEKPSGVRDYLPRAVTKLRKIENDVLHCMSRWGYQQMMTPTLEYYDTVGVASSTSDQKLYKLLNNRGQALVLRSEMTAPVARVVASLLKDEPLPLRLSYHANVFRAIEEEAGREAEFFQTGVELVGDDSPEADAEVVALAISSLQAAGVKSFKIAMGHVGFLNGLFQEALPELPEAQEELKSHLLGRDYVSFRETLRRLDLTEAQKNELDGLLRLRGGKEICGQALELSNHPLARHSIDHLCKVWEVLVSYGVSQHVLIDLTMIGDFSYYTGMTFEGYAAELGFPVCSGGRYDNLLQQFGRPIPSTGFSLKTNRILDGVTGVVEEEELPILIQYDAIRRKEGLEEATRLRSEGHAVVTRLAAGPEELETVKRLDTDTVEAEGVRYGEIYTFVSFVSEHG, translated from the coding sequence ATGTCCAAACCAAAGGGATTTGAGAAGCCGTCTGGCGTTCGGGACTATCTGCCCCGGGCCGTAACGAAATTGCGCAAAATTGAGAACGATGTACTGCATTGCATGAGTCGCTGGGGATATCAGCAAATGATGACTCCAACGTTGGAATATTACGATACAGTTGGCGTGGCTAGCTCTACGTCCGACCAGAAGCTCTATAAATTACTTAACAATCGTGGTCAGGCTTTGGTGCTTCGATCAGAAATGACTGCCCCGGTTGCCCGTGTTGTTGCCTCTCTATTGAAGGATGAGCCACTGCCATTGCGTCTGTCATATCACGCGAATGTATTCCGTGCTATTGAGGAAGAAGCGGGGCGGGAAGCGGAGTTCTTCCAGACAGGTGTAGAGCTGGTAGGTGATGATTCACCAGAGGCCGATGCGGAGGTAGTGGCGCTTGCTATTTCTTCGCTGCAAGCCGCGGGTGTGAAGTCTTTTAAGATCGCTATGGGGCATGTAGGCTTTCTGAATGGGTTATTTCAAGAGGCACTTCCTGAATTACCCGAGGCTCAAGAGGAGCTGAAAAGTCATTTGCTGGGCCGTGACTATGTTTCTTTCCGGGAGACTTTACGGCGGCTGGATCTTACAGAAGCGCAGAAGAACGAACTGGATGGGCTGCTGCGTCTGCGCGGAGGCAAGGAGATTTGTGGACAGGCGCTAGAGCTGAGCAATCATCCGCTCGCCCGTCATTCGATTGATCATTTGTGCAAGGTGTGGGAGGTGCTGGTCTCTTACGGCGTATCACAGCATGTACTGATTGATCTGACGATGATCGGGGACTTTTCCTATTATACAGGCATGACTTTTGAAGGTTATGCAGCGGAATTAGGATTTCCGGTATGCAGCGGTGGTAGATACGACAATCTGCTGCAACAGTTTGGGCGTCCGATCCCATCCACAGGATTTTCCTTAAAAACGAATCGCATCCTGGATGGTGTAACTGGAGTGGTCGAAGAGGAAGAGCTGCCTATTTTGATCCAATATGATGCGATTCGCAGAAAAGAAGGCTTGGAAGAGGCAACACGCCTGCGGTCAGAGGGTCATGCAGTCGTTACTAGACTTGCTGCAGGTCCAGAAGAGCTTGAAACGGTGAAGCGTTTGGATACGGACACGGTTGAAGCAGAGGGTGTACGGTACGGTGAAATCTATACATTCGTATCTTTTGTAAGTGAGCATGGCTGA
- a CDS encoding acyltransferase, translated as MRQKERIPQLDIFRAIAIFAVLAIHATSRTLAETLGTNMFHPFLFINKFSQFAVPSFIFLSGFVLFYNYIDRPLGGKTLGKFYSRRLLYIIVPYVVFSLLYFALKMNAGNTWGLPPGEMASKLWKYLWTGTAYTHLYYIIIIIQFYVLFPLILWCLQKVRHLAAWAPLIGLLLQWGFVLLNKYMTNHGYWQLSKGSLAITYFSYFLLGAGIAVYYSSLKKWLVPSREGWRAGKGPVWITLWLLWIVSGVVHVELWFNNYTKKTVINSLWYEGFSNLHALLSCVVLLQISFLLYGAGRSLLTRLLVSVGACSFGIYLLHPMLLYFYRKLPFHGGSLAYIAAIAGGWLVALLVSWLAVALVFRYVPASWIIFGSGAPKKAKTGSQSA; from the coding sequence ATGAGACAAAAAGAAAGAATTCCGCAGCTGGATATTTTTCGGGCGATTGCTATTTTTGCAGTGCTGGCTATTCATGCTACTTCACGAACGTTGGCGGAGACACTAGGCACAAACATGTTTCATCCGTTCTTATTTATTAATAAATTCAGCCAGTTCGCCGTACCTTCATTCATATTTTTGAGTGGGTTCGTGCTCTTCTATAACTATATTGACCGTCCGCTGGGTGGCAAAACGCTAGGAAAGTTCTACTCTAGAAGGCTGCTTTATATTATTGTGCCTTATGTAGTGTTTTCGCTGCTGTATTTTGCGTTAAAAATGAATGCCGGAAATACTTGGGGCTTACCTCCGGGGGAGATGGCTTCTAAGCTATGGAAGTATTTATGGACAGGAACGGCATATACGCATCTGTATTATATTATTATCATTATTCAGTTTTACGTGTTATTTCCGCTTATTTTGTGGTGCTTGCAAAAGGTTCGTCATCTGGCGGCTTGGGCGCCGCTGATCGGGTTATTACTACAGTGGGGTTTTGTGCTGCTGAATAAATACATGACCAATCACGGGTATTGGCAGTTATCCAAGGGGAGTCTGGCGATTACTTATTTCTCGTATTTCCTGCTGGGTGCTGGGATTGCGGTGTATTATTCTTCTTTGAAAAAATGGCTAGTGCCTTCACGTGAAGGCTGGCGCGCCGGTAAAGGTCCGGTTTGGATTACGTTGTGGTTGTTATGGATTGTATCAGGGGTTGTTCATGTTGAGCTATGGTTTAACAACTACACGAAAAAAACTGTCATCAACAGCTTATGGTATGAGGGTTTCTCTAATCTACATGCGCTACTCTCTTGTGTGGTGCTGTTGCAAATCTCCTTCTTGCTCTATGGAGCGGGTCGAAGCTTGCTGACAAGACTCTTGGTATCCGTGGGAGCATGCTCCTTCGGGATTTATCTATTACACCCTATGTTGCTGTATTTCTATAGAAAATTACCGTTTCACGGGGGTTCTCTTGCGTACATCGCAGCGATTGCAGGAGGATGGCTTGTTGCGCTGCTGGTCTCATGGCTGGCAGTGGCTCTCGTCTTCCGGTATGTGCCTGCGTCTTGGATTATTTTCGGATCAGGCGCACCAAAGAAAGCTAAAACAGGTTCCCAAAGCGCATAG